A segment of the Bacteroidota bacterium genome:
GGAACTTCCTCTACAACAGGAGGGTGAAGCACCAAGCAATATTCTCTCTGGAACTGGAATTTATTATGTTAATACTGATTCCCTTTGGGTAAATTATGAATTGGTAAAAGATGCACAGGATAATCTTAAAATCGAAAAATTAAAACTTGAAAGCCAATTTAAAACAAAATTAAGTGCTTTTGAAAAAGAATATATAGATTTACAAAATAAGGCCGGCAAGGGATTAATTACAATGGAAGAAGCTCAACGAAAAGAGGGAGAGTTAATGGAAAAGCAACAAAAACTTTTGGAGTTAAAAGATGAACTGGCATTGAAATTTATGGAAATGGAGCAGGAAATGAATGAAAAAATTCAAATAGCCATTTATGAGTACCTAAATAAATTCAGGATGCAGAATGATATTAATTTTGTATTGGGTTACAACAGAGGTGGAGGAGCAGTTCTGATCGGAAATGATTCTCTTGAAATTACCAATTCAATTGTAAGCGGTCTTAACACCGATTATAAAGCCCAGCAATTAACTGAAAAAGTTAAAAAATAAAGCTCGAATATTAAATTTTAGTTTTACAATGTGGCAGCAACAAAAATTAAAGTCATATATGTTGCAAATATAGCCCCTGTACCAATAATACTTCCTAAGGCTGCTTTTTTCACACTTTTCAGTCTGTATTGGTCTTTATATCCTTTCATATAATCAGGATTTTTCATTAAGGTAGGATCTGAAACAATTTTTGGGCTAGGATTAGGATTTGAAGATGAATATGCCAAAATAACTATCGGTAGAATGGGTAAGCAAACTGGGGATATGCCCCCAAGGCAAAAGGGAGTTGTGCCGGAATAATATTTTTCTACATCTTCCTTTCCTTTAAAATAGAGATCTGTTGTAGATGATTTACCAATTGCTTCTATCTCAGTATCTAAATGGCCAGGAAAAACCTCTTTTGTTCCATTTGCATATTTTATCATGAACACTTCAAGCAAGGGGAGTGAGGCATTTAATCCACTTGGTCTGTTGAATTCCACATATTTAATGCCTATTTCAATAATTTTTCCAGTTAATATTTCTCCGTTTACGGTAATAATTGTGTCCTGGCCTTTTACAGAAAAGGAAATTGAAAATAAAGCAAGAAAGATAAATAAGATAATTTTCATTTTTTTTAATTTTTACGCATATTAAAGCCCAAAACAATACTGTACCTTACTCCACCAGGAGAAGCCACTACAGCAAAATTAACCGGGAAATTAATTTCAGAATTTCTAAGATTTATTCCTGCTGCAAATACCATAGCAGCTCCGGATAAAGAAAGATTTGGCCCCATGCCCAATTCAATACCAGATGGTCCTCTCATACCAATTAGTAAGCTTGCCGTAGGTAGAAAAAGTCCTTGTTCAAGACCACCAATGAGTGGAATAAACTCAACAACCCCTGTGGTTCCAGAAGGCAGAGTGAAAAACTGGGTCTCAAACTGCCAACCAAACAGGCTGAGGAAAGGAACGGCATTAAATTCATCCTTTAATCTATTGGCAGTCCTACCAGGTGATATATAAGTGAACCCAAGCCTTGGGCCACTTAAATTAACTGGTCTTATTGTATGGGGATATTCCTGTGGTTGTGCTGGATGCGGCTTATCAGCTTCAGGAATTGCTTTTTCAACCTGTGGAGTTTCCTTTCCAAATTTCTCAGTAATTCCATTTTGGTAGGTTATAAGGAAAATATCGCTTTTGGCTAAATAAATAAGAGGGCCATCAGGATTATCAAAACGTTTGTATTTTATTTCATTCGGAGTTATTTCTTTTACTAATGCTTTAATTTCTTCACCGTTTTTTTTTGTAATTATATCTTGCGCAAAGGAGGGAAAAGCAAGAAAAAAAACAATAATAAAGGAATAGTTTTTCATTTTTTTGTTTTTTGTAATACAAATGTATATATCTATTTTAGATTAATAATAAATTATTGAAAATAAGAAATAATTTTGAACTTTTCCATTATTTAATGACTTCATAATGAATGAATTTCGACTTTTATTTTTTTATTGTTTTATAACATTTTCCTGATCCAATCACACATAAATCTACACATTAATTTTGTATTATTCTAAATATTAAATATTGATTTACCAATTGTAAAAATAAAAAGTGTGATAAGTACAATTCCAATTAAATTCAAAATAAGTCCTGCTTTTAACATGGAATTAATTTTTATTTTTTCGCTTGCAAAAATCACAGTATTTGGTGGTGTGGCAACGGGAAGCATAAAAGCAAAAGATGCTGAAAAAACAACTGGAACCATTAATAATAAGGCATGAGTTCCTGCACTCACTGATACTGCTAAAATTATAGGTAAAATAAGATAAGTTGAGGCGGTATTGGAAGTTAACTCAGTAAAAAAAGTCATGAAAGTGCATAGTAAAATAACCAGAAGTACAGGGTGCAGAAGATTTACAGAAGTTAATTGAGAGGCAATCCATCCTGAGAGCCCGCTATCTGAAATTCCTTTAGCAAGGGCAAACCCTCCACCAAAAAGAAATATAATGCCTAAGGGCATTTTTTGAACTTCCTTCCAGCTTAGTATTGTTCCCTTTTTAGAACTTGGAAATAAAAACATAATGCTTGCCATTGCCATGGCAATTGTAGAATCGGTAATGTAAGCAGGATTGTCAAATAAATTGCTCCATCCCTTTAGTTTAAATTGATCAATAGTAATATCACCCCTGAAAAACCAAAGTAAAACGGTAATTGTAAAAAGGCAAATAATTACTTTTTCTTCAAATGTAACTTGGCCTAATTCTTTATATTCTTGTTTGCATCTGCTTAAATCAGTTATTACTGGAGGATTGTTTTTGAAAAAGAGAAATCTGAGAGTGAAAAATGCACAAGTAAAAAAGACTATTGCAACTGGAAAACCAAACATTATCCAGGTTGTAAAACTAATTGGCACTGCATCAGGAAAAGCCTCATTGTAAAAACCCATAAAAATCATGTTAGGAGCTGTACCAATAAGTGTGGCAGTGCCTCCAATTGAAGAGGCATAAGCCAGGCCTAAAAGAAATGGAGTAACGTAAGGAGAATCATTATTGCCTGGAGTTAGCTCAAATTGTGATGCAACAGCCAATACTGCAGGAAGCAGCATCATTGTTGTTGCAATATTTGAAATCCACATGGAAAGCAAAAATGAGGCTGCCATTATCCCAAACAATATTTTAGAAGGAGTAGCTCCTACGGATAGTATAATTGCAAAAGCCATTCTTTTATGAAGGTTCCATTTTTCAATTCCAAATGCAATTAAAAATCCTCCAATAAAAAGGAATATAATCTCATTGGTGTACATGGGAGCCACACTTCTCATATCCATTATCCCCAAAAAAGGAAACAAAGACAATGGCAAAAGTGCAGTAAAATACAAGCTAACAGCTTCAAATATCCACCAAATTGCCATCCATGATGCAACACCTGCCATTTTTGCCATTAATGCATCACCATTGGCCTGGAGCATTAAAAAATACACAACAAAACCAACAAGAGGACCGGATACTATTTTCAGTATTTTCATTTTATATTAAAAAAAATCGGCTAAAATGCAGGTTTTTAATTTACCTTATGCTTTTAGTATCAAAAAAACAAATCCGGTTTAATTGAAGGAAATTAGGACTTCATGTTAATATATTGAAGAGGAGTTTCAAAATCACTGTTTCTACAAAGTGAAATAATTGCTTGTAAATCGTCAATTTTTTTTGCTGTAACCCTAATTTGATCATCCATAATCTGGGCTTGTGCCTTTAATCCACTTTCCTTAATCCGTTTTATGATTTTTTTTGCAGCTTCCTTATCAATTCCTTCTTTAATTTTAATGTCTTTTCTTATCATATTACCGGAAGCATATTGTTCCTTACCAAAATCAAGACTTAGTGGATCTAGTCCTTGCTTGATCATGCGGGAACGAATAACATCCTCAATTGCTTCTATGCGCATTTCATTTTCTGTAACTATTGTTAAAGAATAGTTTTTTTTATCAAGTTCAATACTGCTTTTTGATTCACGAAAATCATATCGTGTTAAAATCTCTTTTTTAGCTGCATTTATTGCATTATCAAGAGTTTGTGCATCTATTTTACTAACAATATCAAAGGAGGGCATACGTTTTTTTTTGTAAAATTACATTTTTAATCCAAATGAAAAAAGGATAGTAAAAAATATGGAATTACTTTTAGAAAATAAAAAAAACAATATCAGGTTTAATAGAATTACTTTTGTCGAAAATTGTGTATTTGATGAGTTTTTATATTTTTAAAAAAGTGATCAAAAAGACATACTTCCTATTTTGCTTTGCATTTATATTAATCCATGGATGTTCAGAACCCAGCAAAAAAGACAAAAAAAATTTTGATCCTTTTATTAATTCTGATTCAATTGTAGAAAACAAGAAAAGGAATGAAATTATTAAGGATGAAAGTCAAGATGATTCTTTGTTAATTTTTCAAAAACAATATGAGTATACAGAAATAGAATTAAACCTACTGAATTCAGGTTTAGTAGATATCCAGGTTGCAGACTCCTCTATAATAGTTGATTTAAGATATTCAAGTACTAATAATTTTATGGGAAGTGATGTTTATGGAGAGTGGAACAGGGCTTTTTTACAACCTGAAGCGGCTGAAAAATTAGTAATTGCCCAACATTTATTAAAATCGAAATTTCCTAAGTGGAGCCTGGTTGTTTTTGATGCAGTAAGGCCTGTAAGTGTTCAACAGAAAATGTGGGAAATGTTAGTGATGCCAATAAATGAAAAAACAAAATATTTGTCAAATCCTAAAAACGGATCCTTGCATAATTATGCGGCAGCTGTGGATATAAGTATAATCAATGAAAATGGAGAAGAATTAGATATGGGTACAGCATTTGATTATTTCGGTGAACTTGCATATCCAACTAAAGAGAAGGAAATGCTGAAAATGGGAAAATTATCTGAGCAACAAATTAACAACCGGAAACTACTAAGAGATGTAATGGAAAAATCCGGTTTTTTCAATATTCAAACAGAATGGTGGCATTTTAATTCTTGCACAAGAATTGAAGCAAAACTGAGGTACAAAATTATTCAGTAAATTTTTCACATCCATTTTCTTTTAGTATACCTTCCAAATCTCACATAATTACTAAATTTTGCATTTACCTTATGTAATCTCAGCAAAGAAAATTGAATAATAAGAACCTTTAAACTTGTGTGTTCCTGTTTTTAGCTTTAGTTTCGCAACAATTCCTATTTAATCTCCGAAAAACAGTAAAATATGTCTGATTATCAATTTGAAGAATTTAAAATGCCCGATATTTTTCAAAAAGTATTGAAAAATATTAAAGCTATCCTCCTTGTTTTAATTCTGGTTATTGCTGTTTTTTCAGCTTTTTTTCAAATTGGACCCGAAGAGGTTGGCGTAATAACCCGATACGGGAAATATTCCAGGACTCTAGAACCTGGTTTGAATTTTAAAATTCCGTTCATAGAAACATTATATAAAATTCCTGTTGAAAGACAACAGAAACAGGAATTTGGGTTTCGAACCACAAGTGCTGGAATTCAATCAACTTATACAAAATCAGGCACAAGTGAAGAATCCCTTATGCTTACTGGTGATCTTAATTTAGCAGATGTGGAATGGGTAGTTCAATATAGAATAGACAATCCCTATAATTTTCTTTTCAAGGTGCGTAATCCTGAAAAAACTTTACGTGATATTTCTGAGGCTGCAATGCGTCAGGTTGTTGGAGACCATACAGTAAATGAAGTTTTAACTGTAAGAAGACCCCAGGTAGCCAGTAATGTTCAGGACCTTATACAAAAATTAAGTACGGAATATTCCCTGGGAATTAAAGTTGAACAAGTGGTTTTGCAGGATGTAAACCCTCCTGATCAGGTAAAAGCAGCTTTTAATGCTGTAAATCAAGCACAGCAAGAAAAAGAAACACTTATAAATCAAGCAAAATCAGAATACAATAAGGTAATACCTAAAGCAAGCGGACAAGCCAAGGAAACAATTCAAATGGCAGAAGGTTATGCACTGGAACGTGTAAACATGGCCCAGGGTGAAGTTGCCCGTTTTAATGATTTATATAAGGAATACATTAAAGCTCCCGAAGTAACCAAGAAAAGGATTTACCTTGAAACCATGAGCAGTGTTATACCAAAACTAGGTCAGAAAATAATTACCGATAAAGGCGGGAATAATGTATTGCCTCTTCTTCAGATGCAAACCCAAAGCAATAAAAAAGAAAATTGATTATGGAAAAAAAGAAAATAATTGGATCATTAATACTTTTGGTGGTATTAATAGTTGTGCTAACTCAAAGTATGTACATTGTTAATGAAGAAGAACAAGTGGTGATAACTCAACTTGGAAAGCCAGTTGGAGAAGCCGTAATTGAATCAGGGATTCAATTTAAACTACCTTTTATTCAAACTGCGAATTATTTTGATAAAAGGTACCTTGAGTGGGATGGGAATCCAAATCAGGTAACTACAAAGGATAAAAAGTTTATTTATGTGGATACTTATGCACGTTGGCAAATCGTTGATCCACTTCAGTTTTACAAGAGGTTAACAAATGAAAGAGGAGCACAATCAAGACTTGATGATATTCTTGATGGTGAAACAAGGAATTTCATTGCAAACCACAACATTGAAGAAACCGTTAGAACCAGTAACAGGGAACCTGTTTTAACGGATACAATTAGCGAACCCCTTGGTGATTCCCTAATAAACATTTCTGTTGGTCGTGAAAAAATACAGCAAATGATTCTTGTCTCTTCTAACCAAAGGGCCTCTGACCTAGGTGTTGTTATTTTAGATTTTCGTTTTAAAAGGTTAAATTATGTTCAGGAAGTACAAGACCAGGTTTATAAGCGTATGACCAGTGAACGTTTTCGTATTGCTGATAAATTCCGATCAGAAGGGCAGGGGGAAGCCTCTAAAATTAATGGGGAAAAAGAACGTGAGCTTAAATCAATTCAATCTGAAGCATTTAAACTTGCAGAGGAGATTAAAGGTAAAGCAGATGCAAAAGCTGCATCAATTTATGCTGCTGCTTATGACCAATCGCCAAAATCAAGGGATCTTTATTCATTTTTGAAGTCTATGGAATCCTTTGAAAAAACATTTGATAAGGAAACTTCAATTATTATTTCAACAGACAGCGAGTTTTACAAGTATCTGAAAAAGATGGATTAATTGAGGACTATTTTTGAATTTAGAAAACTCAATTTTTTAAATTTTCACCCCAATAATACACACATCGTCCACTTGTTCGAGATTTCCTTTCCAGCTTTCAAAAACTGAATCTAAATATCCTTTTTGGTCTTCCAGAGATTTGTCTTGAATAGAAAGTAGTATTTCTTTTAGCTGTTTAATCATAAACTTTTTCCCTTTAACTCCTCCAAATTGATCGGCAAAACCATCTGACAATAAATAAATCGTATCATCTTTTTGCAGCTCAATTTCATGATTTTTAAACGGTTTTCTTTGCACATGTTTACCTACAGGTTGTTTATCTGCTTTTATTTCCGTTATTTTAAATGCATTGGTTAAAGATTCATCCTCTTTAGAAATTATCCAAAGAGAATTATTTGCCCCTGCATATTGAAGTTTGTTACCTTGTAAACGACAAAGTGCAATATCCATCCCATCTTTAACTTCGTCATCACTTTTTTCGAATTGCTCGATGATCAAATCTGTAATCTTATCAAGAATTTCTCCTGGGCTTGAAAGATTAAATTCTCTTATAGATCTGTTAAGTGCGTTAAAACATACTACACTAACCATTGCGCCAGGTACACCATGCCCGGTACAGTCTGCGGCAGCGAATAATACAGGAGTAGTTTCAGGATTCATGGTGCCAAATCCGGTTTTTGTTTGGTTAATATCAGAATGAACAATTGAAATGGGTTCCATCCAGTAAAAATCTCCGGCAACAATATCCTTTGGTTTATAAAGTATGAAACTTTGTGGCAAATATTTTTTAAACAGGTGATTAGGAGGTAGAATGGCTTGCTGAATTCTTCTTGCGTACCGAAAGCTTTCATTTAATTCATCAATTACCGACTTTAATTCAACATTTCTGAGGCGGAAAATTTCCTTATGCTGATTCATTATTTCTAATTCATGTTTGCTGTTAAGCTGCTCTATTTTCCTTGTTATTTCCTGATTGTGGACCTCTTCCTTGTATTTGTGATAATTTTTCAAATGTTTCAGCTCCAGGGCAAAATCGCCTGTTCTTTCATAAATAACTGAGAGTAATTTATGTGCCTCGAAAAGTTTTGGTATTAAATTCAATTCCTTTGACTTATCCACTGCCAAATTACCATAATGTAATGCATCCTTGAGGTTATCCTGTTTAAAATAAATTCCGGAAAGCTGGATATAACAGGTAATGGCAGCACTCCAAAAATTATTTTCAGTTCTTATTTTTAAGCTCTTTTTTTGGAATTCAAGGGCTTTATCAATATTATTGTTTTTGAGGTAATAATCTCCTAAATCAGCATATATTTTTGATTCAAGCATAAAGCCTCCCGGTTCTGTTAATTCCAGGGAACGGTTTAAGTAATCAAATGCTAAAGGCAAATCAGATGTTTTTAAATAAATACAACCTAACCCGTTTAACATTCTTGCCTTCATTAATTGATTTTCCAAATTTAATTTTAACCCTTTTTGGAAATAGTGTATTGCAATTTCATATTTTTCCAAAATCCCGTTCATTTCACCTGCCTGGTAATATGCATTATTCAGAAAATGATGGAATTCATTTTCTTTTTCGGTTTTTTCAAGAATTTCTAAAGATTTTTGTATGCTTATTTGGGCCTTTTCAAACTGTCCTAATGATTTATAGCAAATATTCAACAGGCAATGCGCTGCTCCAACAATTACTTTATCCCCTTGTTCAGAAAACATTTCAATTGCCGATAATAATTTATCAATGGCTTTAGTATATTCTGAACTGAATGTATACATTGCTCCTTCTGAAAAGGTTTGAAAGGATTCAAAACCAGGAATGTTTTTAAAAGTTATACTTGCCAAATGAAGAAGTTTTTTTCTTTCTTCAAAATTAAGCAGTGGCATTTTTTTGCCGAATAATGAGTAGAAGTTATAAAGCGCATCCGGGTTGTTATTAACCAACTCCAACTGATCTTTTAAAACATTAAAATTACTCATTCTCTCAATATTAGTTAAAAATAAAGGTCAGCAATCTTTTTTAACAATTTTATTAAATTTTAGCTACAAGGAAACAACCAAAGGCTTATGAGAGTTGGGTTGTGAAATAAAATTCGATGGACGGTAATCCTTCTCTTTGCCAATTCTTTTTAGGAACAAATAATGGGAGGATAAAGCACTGAAAAAGGTTGGTTTATCGTAATAAGGCAAATCATATTCAGCGGCTGTATCCTGAACAATTTTAGCAAGCGCTCTATAATGGATGCTGCATATGTATGGAAACAGGTGATGTTCGATTTGTTGGTTAAGCCCTCCAGTTAAAAAGCCCGCTAATGAATTTCCTGTACTGAAATTAGCAGTGGTATAGAGTTGATGAATGGCCCAGTCGTTTTCTAAAATCCCAGTTGGTTCAGGCCTTGGAAAATGGACTTCTTCAATACCATGAGCCAACATGAAAACTATGGCAAGATAAAAACCAGACACAAAATGCATGAGCAGATAACCACCTAATATATGCATCCAGGAAATATCCATTACTAATAAAGGGAGCACCAGAAAAATTGTATAATTTAAAAACTTATAAAAAAACAAAAAGAAATATTCTTTTTTTGGATGAATACTGTTATTGAAATTGCCTGCTTGATTTTTAAAAAATTTCACATAATCTTTGATAAAAACCCAGGAAATAGTAGCTAATCCATAAAAGAAAAAGGCATACAAATGCTGGTATTTATGTATAGGTTTTAATTTCTCGTCTGGGGAAATGCGAATTATACTTATTGGTGAAATATCTTCATCGTATCCATACACATTGGTATAGGTATGATGTGCTACATTATGCATGCTTTTCCACATATAAGCACTGGCTCCATTTAAATTGTAAGTATGTTTTAGCAAATTTGTAAGCCATTTTTTTGAAGTATAAGCCCCATGAATTGCATCATGACCTATGTTAATGGAAACAAGTGCAATGGATATGCCTAAAACAATCCAAACAAAATAAACAAATGCCAAGGGAATATTTCCAAAAATCAAGGCACAATATGAGCCAATCCATAATGAAAGTAAAAATATAGTTTTGAAAACCATTGCGCTATTAGAAAAAACAGAAATGTTTTTTTCCTTGAAATAATCTTGAACACGCTTTCTAAGCACTTTAGCAAAGTCATTTCCCGAAGGCTTGAATTTTAATGGTACAGGCATTTGATAAATTATTAAAAAACCAGAATCAATTTCTGGTAAGATTCAAAATTTTGTTTGAAGAGAAACTAATCCCATTTGCTGCAAATTTAACCAAAGTAATTATATATCAAACTTCACAAATTACAGTAAATATTAAAAATAAATATATTGTGCTAACCTAAAGGTGTTGGCATGCGCCTCAATAATATCATTTATTTTTTCTGAGTAACCACCGCCCATGCTTACTACAACAGGAATAGAATTTATTTTACAGGTGTTTAAAACAATTTTATCCCTTTCCTTACATCCTTCTCTGGTTAACGAAAGCCTTCCAAGCCTATCGGTGGATAAAACATCTACTCCACTTAAAAAAAAAACAAACTCCGGTTGCACATCTTCAATAAGTTTTGCTAATGTTTCTTGTAATATTTTCAAATAGAATTTGTCATCCGTATAATCAGGTAAAGCAATATCAAGATCTGATTTTTCTTTATGTAAAGGAAAATTCTTTTCCCCATGCATGGAGAAGGTAAATACCTGTTTATTATTTTTGAATATTTCTGCAGTCCCATTTCCCTGGTGAACATCAAGGTCTATTACAAGAATTTTATTTAATTTCTTTTTATTCAGTAAATAATTTGCAGCAATTGCAATGTCATTTAGTAAACAAAAACCTTCTCCTCGGTTTGTAAATGCATGATGCGTTCCTCCAGCAACATTCATTGCAATGCCATGTATTAATGCATACTCAGCCCCCATAACTGTTCCACTCATTATACATGATTCTCTGTGCACCAATTCCTTAGAATGAGGAAAACCTGTTTTCCTAATCTCAGATTGAGTTAATTTAAGAGAACTTAATCTTTCCCAATAGGTTTTACAGTGTGTTGAAAGAATATATTCTTCATTAAGAAGGCCAGGTTCAAATAAATTATCTTTTGTTATAGTACCTTCATGTATCAGTTGTTGAGGCAAAAGTTCATATTTTAACATTGGAAAACGATGGCCATCAGGAAGGGAATGAGCAAAAATTTCGGACCATGCAATTTTCAACATACTTGAAAAAAAATAAATTTTAATAAATCTATAAAATTGAGCAAATCAGCATTAGATGTAACATGCTCTTCATTCTTTTTATTTTAAGTAAGTGTTGAAATCAAATAAGAACAAAGACCAAAAATTGCACTAAGGGCAATCCATTTAACCATGTTTATTTTATAGTGGTATAAAGCAACAACAGAAATAATAAGCCAGCCCAAGGAAATATAATGAATAGAATCAAAACTAATTCCTTTAGGAAACAGAACAGCTTTTCCAAGGAAAATGGTAAGATTAAGAATAACTCCAACAATTGCAGCAATAACAATTTCGAGTATTTCTTTAACTTTTTTATTCTCTTGTGTTTTTTCCATAATTGGAGCCCCTGCAAAAATGAACAGGAAACAGGGAAGAAAGGTATAAAAAACAGTTGTGGCCATAGCAAAAGTTCCCATAAGCAATGAGCCATTAAAATGGTTATATCCTGCCATAAAACCAACAAAGGAAAGAACCATTATTAAAGGTCCTGGAGTAGTTTCACCCAAGGCCAAACCATCAATCATTTGTAGCTCATCAAGCCAATTTAATTGTTCAACACTTACCTGAGCAACGTATGGCAATACAGCATATGCCCCTCCAAATGTAACTAAAGCAGCTTTTGTGAAAAACAGAGAGAGATCATTCCAAAATTTAAAGTCATTTGCAAATTTAAAAAAGATGAATAGAGGTAAAGCCCATAGTACAAATGTTACAAAAACTTGTTTTAGAAGATTACTAAATTTAAAGTCTGATAAGGGAGATAGAGAGTTTTGGTTTAAATAATAATCCTCCTCCCGCTCAATTCTTAAATCACTGCTGGCGTTTTTATTATGGAAAATCCCCGGTAAAAATTTACGAATGATTGCTGCTAAAACAACAGCACTTACAATAATTAATGGAAATGGAATATTGAAAAAAAAAATACTTATAAATGCACAGGCAGCTACAAAATAATGAAAATAACTTTTTAACGATCGCTTTGCTATTTTCAACAATGCCAACAGGACAATTGCAATAACAGCAGGTTTAACCCCATCAAACAGTGCATTTACCCAAGGTAGGTTTCCATATAAAACATAAATTATACTTAAAGCAAGTAAAATAAACATTGAGGGTAAAAAGAATAAAATTCCTGCTGCAAAACCTCCTTTTTTTCCATGCAATAACCAACCAATATAAATTGCCAATTGCTGTGCCTCCGGCCCAGGTAAAATCATACAATAATTTAGCGCATGAAAAAACCTGCTATTGCTTATCCATTTTTTTCTGTCAACAAGAAATTCATGCATTATTGCAATTTGCCCTGCAGGTCCGCCAAAACTTATAAAACCTAATTTTGTCCAAAATTTCAGGGCTTCTTTAAAAGCAGGTTTTTCCATAATCTTAATCAACAAATTAAATTTCGAGTAATAATTTCCTGAATTTTTGAATAAAAAAGCCATCCCATAAAAGATGGCTTTTTTATATATGTTTTAATTTGATAAAAATATACCTAATTTGATTTTTAGATTTGTAAATGAAAATCAACTCAAAGATATTTATCTTATTACTACAAGTTTTTCCCGTGTTAAATGAAAATCAAGACCATTTGTAAAACATTTCTCATAATTTTTAATTTAATAATCAAACTTATTTTATTTGTTTTTTTAATGATTTTAATCACATTAGCCTAGAATTCAGCTTTTTAATTCCATTTCTCAGTTTCATTCTTGCTTTTTTCCTCTAACCTGTTTTTCAATAATATCCCACATCTGTTGTGGAATATGATCAAATGCATTAAATTCACCTGCTCCATAAAGCCATTCACCTCCATCAATGGTTACTACCTCTCCATTTACAAAACCAGAAAAATCAGAAACTAAATAGGATGCAAGATTTGCAAGTTCAGAATGTTCCCCATATCTCTTTAGTGGAATTCTTTGTATTGGATCTAATATTTTTTTTATTTCCTCTGGAAACAAACGGCTGAAAGCACCTTCAGTAGGGAAGGGACCTGGTGCAATTGCATTTAACCTTATGTTATATTTTCCCCATTCAGATGCAAGTGAACGAGTAAGTGCCAAAACCCCAGCCTTAGCACAGGCAGAAGGCACTACATAGCCAGAGCCAGTAGATGCGTAAGTTGTTACTATGCTTAATACATTTCCCTTTTGTTTGTTTTCAATCCAGTGTTTTCCAAGAGCAAGAGTGCAATTGTAACTTCCCTTTAATACAATAT
Coding sequences within it:
- a CDS encoding OmpH family outer membrane protein, whose amino-acid sequence is MKNLPYLINFVLLAAIGFLYYLHFSTTQNPVSMELPLQQEGEAPSNILSGTGIYYVNTDSLWVNYELVKDAQDNLKIEKLKLESQFKTKLSAFEKEYIDLQNKAGKGLITMEEAQRKEGELMEKQQKLLELKDELALKFMEMEQEMNEKIQIAIYEYLNKFRMQNDINFVLGYNRGGGAVLIGNDSLEITNSIVSGLNTDYKAQQLTEKVKK
- a CDS encoding SLC13/DASS family transporter; this encodes MKILKIVSGPLVGFVVYFLMLQANGDALMAKMAGVASWMAIWWIFEAVSLYFTALLPLSLFPFLGIMDMRSVAPMYTNEIIFLFIGGFLIAFGIEKWNLHKRMAFAIILSVGATPSKILFGIMAASFLLSMWISNIATTMMLLPAVLAVASQFELTPGNNDSPYVTPFLLGLAYASSIGGTATLIGTAPNMIFMGFYNEAFPDAVPISFTTWIMFGFPVAIVFFTCAFFTLRFLFFKNNPPVITDLSRCKQEYKELGQVTFEEKVIICLFTITVLLWFFRGDITIDQFKLKGWSNLFDNPAYITDSTIAMAMASIMFLFPSSKKGTILSWKEVQKMPLGIIFLFGGGFALAKGISDSGLSGWIASQLTSVNLLHPVLLVILLCTFMTFFTELTSNTASTYLILPIILAVSVSAGTHALLLMVPVVFSASFAFMLPVATPPNTVIFASEKIKINSMLKAGLILNLIGIVLITLFIFTIGKSIFNI
- a CDS encoding YajQ family cyclic di-GMP-binding protein, producing MPSFDIVSKIDAQTLDNAINAAKKEILTRYDFRESKSSIELDKKNYSLTIVTENEMRIEAIEDVIRSRMIKQGLDPLSLDFGKEQYASGNMIRKDIKIKEGIDKEAAKKIIKRIKESGLKAQAQIMDDQIRVTAKKIDDLQAIISLCRNSDFETPLQYINMKS
- a CDS encoding M15 family metallopeptidase produces the protein MIKKTYFLFCFAFILIHGCSEPSKKDKKNFDPFINSDSIVENKKRNEIIKDESQDDSLLIFQKQYEYTEIELNLLNSGLVDIQVADSSIIVDLRYSSTNNFMGSDVYGEWNRAFLQPEAAEKLVIAQHLLKSKFPKWSLVVFDAVRPVSVQQKMWEMLVMPINEKTKYLSNPKNGSLHNYAAAVDISIINENGEELDMGTAFDYFGELAYPTKEKEMLKMGKLSEQQINNRKLLRDVMEKSGFFNIQTEWWHFNSCTRIEAKLRYKIIQ
- the hflK gene encoding FtsH protease activity modulator HflK, translating into MSDYQFEEFKMPDIFQKVLKNIKAILLVLILVIAVFSAFFQIGPEEVGVITRYGKYSRTLEPGLNFKIPFIETLYKIPVERQQKQEFGFRTTSAGIQSTYTKSGTSEESLMLTGDLNLADVEWVVQYRIDNPYNFLFKVRNPEKTLRDISEAAMRQVVGDHTVNEVLTVRRPQVASNVQDLIQKLSTEYSLGIKVEQVVLQDVNPPDQVKAAFNAVNQAQQEKETLINQAKSEYNKVIPKASGQAKETIQMAEGYALERVNMAQGEVARFNDLYKEYIKAPEVTKKRIYLETMSSVIPKLGQKIITDKGGNNVLPLLQMQTQSNKKEN
- the hflC gene encoding protease modulator HflC; translation: MEKKKIIGSLILLVVLIVVLTQSMYIVNEEEQVVITQLGKPVGEAVIESGIQFKLPFIQTANYFDKRYLEWDGNPNQVTTKDKKFIYVDTYARWQIVDPLQFYKRLTNERGAQSRLDDILDGETRNFIANHNIEETVRTSNREPVLTDTISEPLGDSLINISVGREKIQQMILVSSNQRASDLGVVILDFRFKRLNYVQEVQDQVYKRMTSERFRIADKFRSEGQGEASKINGEKERELKSIQSEAFKLAEEIKGKADAKAASIYAAAYDQSPKSRDLYSFLKSMESFEKTFDKETSIIISTDSEFYKYLKKMD